From one Streptomyces sp. CA-210063 genomic stretch:
- a CDS encoding CoA-transferase subunit beta yields the protein MSGATRAEYCVLACAEAWRGAGEVLASPMGLIPSLGARLAKWTFSPDLLLTDGEATLVGLDGTPEGWLPYRRHLALVTGGRRHVMMGASQIDRYGNQNISCVGDWAKPRRQLLGVRGAPVNTLNNPTSYWIPRHSRRVFVEKVDMVCGVGYDRAAEHPVTARFHHLPRVVSDLGVFDFATPDHSMRLASLHPGVTVEQVGEATGFALAVPDDVPYTREPTAEELRLIREVIDPAQTRAREVQG from the coding sequence ATGAGCGGAGCGACCCGCGCCGAGTACTGCGTGCTCGCGTGCGCCGAGGCCTGGCGCGGGGCCGGGGAGGTCCTCGCTAGCCCCATGGGTCTCATCCCGTCCCTGGGCGCACGTCTCGCCAAGTGGACGTTCTCGCCGGACCTGTTGCTGACCGACGGCGAGGCCACGCTCGTGGGCCTGGACGGGACACCGGAGGGCTGGCTGCCGTACCGCAGGCATCTCGCCCTCGTCACGGGCGGCAGGCGGCACGTGATGATGGGCGCGAGCCAGATCGACCGGTACGGCAACCAGAACATCAGTTGCGTCGGTGACTGGGCGAAGCCGAGGCGACAGTTGCTCGGCGTACGGGGGGCACCCGTCAACACCCTGAACAATCCGACCAGTTACTGGATCCCCCGGCACTCCCGGCGGGTCTTCGTCGAGAAGGTCGACATGGTGTGCGGGGTGGGGTACGACCGCGCGGCCGAGCACCCTGTGACCGCCCGCTTCCATCACCTTCCCCGGGTCGTGTCCGACCTCGGGGTGTTCGACTTCGCGACCCCCGACCACTCGATGCGGCTGGCCTCCCTGCACCCGGGCGTCACGGTCGAGCAGGTCGGGGAGGCGACCGGGTTCGCGCTCGCCGTCCCGGACGACGTGCCGTACACCCGTGAACCGACGGCGGAGGAACTGCGGCTGATCCGCGAGGTGATCGACCCGGCTCAGACCCGCGCACGTGAGGTCCAGGGCTGA
- a CDS encoding CoA transferase subunit A, which yields MSDKTMTADEAVSRLASGMTLGIGGWGSRRKPMALVRALLRSEITDLTVVSYGGPDVGMLAAAGRIRKLVAAFATLDSIPLEPHFRAARERGAFDMMEIDEAMFMWGLRAAANRLPFLPLRAGIGSDVMRVNPGLRTVTSPYDDGETLVAMPALRLDAAFVHVNRADRQGNGQYLGPDPYFDDLFCEAADTAYLSCERLVDDFATAEPTKEVTAQTLLVGRQVVTGVVEAPNGAHFTSCAPDHGRDEAFQKHYATTPWGEFAERFLAGDEHAYQSAVRAWHKEGS from the coding sequence GTGAGTGACAAGACGATGACCGCCGACGAGGCCGTCTCGCGGCTGGCGAGCGGGATGACCCTCGGCATCGGCGGCTGGGGCTCGCGCCGCAAGCCGATGGCGCTGGTGAGAGCACTGCTCCGGTCCGAGATCACCGATCTCACCGTTGTCTCGTACGGCGGCCCGGACGTCGGCATGCTCGCCGCCGCCGGACGTATCCGGAAACTGGTCGCCGCCTTCGCCACCCTCGACTCCATCCCCCTCGAACCCCACTTCCGCGCGGCACGCGAGCGCGGCGCCTTCGACATGATGGAGATCGACGAGGCGATGTTCATGTGGGGGCTGCGGGCCGCCGCGAACCGGCTGCCCTTCCTGCCACTGCGGGCGGGGATCGGCTCGGACGTGATGCGGGTCAACCCGGGCCTGCGGACCGTGACGTCGCCGTACGACGACGGGGAGACCCTCGTCGCCATGCCCGCCCTGCGTCTGGACGCCGCGTTCGTGCACGTCAACCGGGCAGACCGGCAGGGCAACGGCCAGTATCTGGGCCCGGATCCGTACTTCGACGACCTCTTCTGCGAGGCGGCCGACACGGCGTACCTGTCCTGCGAGCGGCTCGTCGACGATTTCGCCACGGCCGAGCCGACGAAGGAGGTCACGGCCCAGACGCTGCTGGTCGGCCGCCAGGTGGTGACGGGTGTGGTCGAGGCCCCGAACGGCGCGCACTTCACCTCCTGCGCCCCCGATCACGGGCGGGACGAGGCGTTCCAGAAGCACTACGCGACCACCCCCTGGGGGGAGTTCGCCGAGCGGTTCCTCGCGGGCGACGAGCACGCCTATCAGTCGGCCGTACGGGCCTGGCACAAGGAGGGCTCATGA
- a CDS encoding enoyl-CoA hydratase family protein, with the protein MGVSTSSPEKGISVVTVDFPPVNALPVRGWFELAGAVREAGRDPEARCVVLAAEGRGFNAGVDIKEIQAAGRGALIGANHGCAEAFAAVYECEVPVVAAVQGFCLGGGIGLVGNADAIVASEDATFGLPELDRGALGAATHLARLVPQHLMRALYYTSRTATAAELRAHGSVWRVVPRAELAVGALELAREIAAKDGRLLRLAKAAINGIDPVDVRRSYRFEQGFTFEANLSGVADEVRDTFGKTGKDGAGE; encoded by the coding sequence ATGGGTGTCTCCACCTCGTCCCCGGAAAAGGGGATTTCCGTTGTCACCGTCGATTTCCCGCCCGTCAACGCGCTGCCGGTGCGCGGGTGGTTCGAGCTGGCCGGCGCCGTGCGCGAGGCGGGCCGTGATCCCGAGGCCCGGTGTGTGGTGCTGGCGGCGGAGGGGCGCGGGTTCAACGCCGGGGTGGACATCAAGGAGATCCAGGCGGCGGGGCGCGGCGCGCTGATCGGCGCCAACCACGGCTGCGCGGAGGCCTTCGCGGCGGTGTACGAGTGCGAGGTACCGGTGGTCGCCGCCGTGCAGGGGTTCTGTCTGGGCGGCGGGATTGGGCTGGTGGGCAACGCGGACGCGATCGTGGCGAGCGAGGACGCGACCTTCGGGCTGCCGGAGCTGGACCGGGGCGCGCTGGGTGCGGCGACGCATCTGGCGCGGCTGGTGCCGCAGCATCTGATGCGCGCGCTGTACTACACCTCGCGTACGGCGACCGCGGCCGAGCTGCGGGCGCACGGCTCGGTGTGGCGGGTCGTACCGCGTGCCGAACTGGCCGTCGGCGCCCTGGAGTTGGCGCGGGAGATCGCCGCGAAGGACGGCCGGCTGCTCCGGCTGGCCAAGGCCGCCATCAACGGCATCGACCCCGTCGACGTCCGTCGCAGCTACCGCTTCGAGCAGGGCTTCACCTTCGAGGCGAACCTCAGCGGGGTGGCCGACGAGGTCCGGGACACCTTCGGGAAGACGGGGAAGGACGGCGCGGGTGAGTGA
- a CDS encoding SDR family oxidoreductase — MRLNGKLAVITGGTRGIGAGIARAFTEAGAEVVTCARRPPEVPLKGTEFAPLDVRDPDAVQAFFDDLPRLDVLVNNVGGTPYRPLTDADARRHARVIELNLTAPLTVSLAAHAHLRRARGAIVMIGSVSGSRPSPGSAAYGAAKAGLEHLARTMAVEWAPEIRVNTLVLGMVRTELSHLHYGDDHGIAAVARTVPMGRLADPSDVGEAAVFLASDAAAYITGASLLVHGGGERPAFLDAATANTDEGEGR; from the coding sequence ATGCGGCTCAACGGGAAGCTCGCCGTCATCACCGGCGGCACACGCGGCATCGGCGCCGGCATCGCCCGAGCCTTCACCGAAGCCGGCGCGGAGGTCGTGACCTGCGCCCGCCGCCCACCCGAAGTACCCCTCAAAGGAACCGAGTTCGCGCCCCTGGACGTACGGGACCCGGATGCCGTCCAAGCGTTCTTCGACGACCTGCCCCGACTCGACGTCCTCGTCAACAACGTGGGCGGCACCCCCTACCGGCCACTCACCGACGCCGACGCCCGCCGCCACGCCCGCGTCATCGAACTCAACCTCACCGCCCCGCTGACCGTCTCCCTCGCCGCCCACGCACACCTCCGGCGGGCCAGGGGCGCGATCGTGATGATCGGCAGCGTGAGCGGCAGCCGCCCGTCGCCCGGCTCGGCGGCGTACGGCGCGGCCAAGGCCGGCCTGGAGCACCTGGCCCGCACGATGGCCGTGGAATGGGCCCCCGAGATACGCGTCAACACCCTCGTCCTCGGCATGGTCCGCACGGAACTCTCCCACCTCCACTACGGCGACGACCACGGCATCGCGGCCGTCGCCCGCACGGTCCCCATGGGCCGCCTCGCCGACCCCTCCGACGTCGGCGAGGCGGCGGTCTTCCTCGCCTCCGACGCGGCGGCGTACATCACCGGCGCCTCCCTCCTCGTCCACGGCGGCGGCGAACGCCCGGCCTTCCTGGACGCGGCGACGGCGAACACCGACGAAGGAGAAGGACGTTGA
- a CDS encoding SDR family oxidoreductase: MSTTSSTTTSGTHQLCEGRVVIVTGAGRGLGRAHALAYAAEGARVVVNDLGVGLDGTPAPDSPAARVVEEIRAGGGDAIAHGGDIATTDGAASLVRTALDTYGRLDTLVNNAGFLRDRMLVNLDEDDWDAVLRVHLKGHFLPLKHAAAHWRAETKAGRPPTARVINTSSGAGLLGSLGQANYSAAKAGIVGLTLVAAAELARYGVQVNAIAPAARTRMTEGVFTEAMAAPGTGFDAMAPENVSPLVVWLGSTASEGVTGRVFETEGGRITVMEGWHPGPTTDKGARWNPAEAGETVRKLLAEAETPGRVYGSG; this comes from the coding sequence TTGAGCACCACGTCGAGCACCACGACGAGTGGCACACACCAGCTCTGCGAGGGGCGCGTCGTGATCGTGACCGGCGCGGGCCGCGGCCTCGGCCGCGCCCACGCGCTCGCGTACGCCGCCGAGGGCGCCCGCGTCGTCGTCAACGACCTCGGCGTCGGACTCGACGGCACCCCGGCCCCCGACAGCCCGGCCGCCCGGGTCGTCGAGGAGATCCGCGCCGGGGGCGGGGACGCGATCGCCCACGGCGGGGACATCGCCACGACCGACGGCGCCGCCTCCCTCGTACGCACCGCCCTGGACACCTACGGCCGACTCGACACCCTCGTCAACAACGCCGGCTTCCTCCGCGACCGCATGCTCGTCAACCTCGACGAGGACGACTGGGACGCCGTCCTCCGCGTCCACCTCAAGGGCCACTTCCTCCCCCTCAAGCACGCCGCCGCCCACTGGCGCGCCGAGACCAAGGCCGGCCGCCCCCCGACAGCGAGGGTCATCAACACCAGCAGCGGCGCGGGCCTCCTCGGCTCACTCGGCCAAGCCAACTACAGCGCCGCCAAGGCCGGCATCGTCGGCCTCACCCTGGTCGCCGCCGCCGAACTGGCCCGCTACGGCGTCCAGGTCAACGCCATCGCCCCCGCGGCGCGCACGAGGATGACCGAAGGCGTCTTCACCGAGGCCATGGCCGCCCCCGGCACCGGCTTCGACGCGATGGCCCCGGAGAACGTGTCGCCCCTGGTCGTCTGGCTGGGCTCCACCGCGAGCGAGGGCGTCACCGGCCGAGTCTTCGAAACAGAGGGCGGCCGCATCACCGTCATGGAGGGCTGGCACCCGGGCCCCACGACGGACAAGGGGGCACGCTGGAATCCGGCGGAGGCAGGGGAGACCGTACGGAAACTACTGGCGGAGGCGGAGACACCGGGCCGGGTGTACGGGTCGGGCTGA
- a CDS encoding chorismate mutase codes for MTTSNTDEANSGAVDADVRAELTRLRDSIDNIDAAVVHMLAERFKCTQRVGHLKAAHQLPAADPNREAQQINRLRGLAESAKLDPAFAEKLLNFIIAEVIRHHERIADDALNGTTGTAGTTGTAYTARTTGTAGTAADAGE; via the coding sequence ATGACCACCAGCAACACCGACGAGGCGAACTCCGGCGCGGTCGACGCGGACGTACGGGCGGAGCTCACACGGCTGCGCGACAGCATCGACAACATCGACGCCGCCGTCGTCCACATGCTCGCCGAGCGATTCAAGTGCACCCAGCGGGTCGGCCACCTCAAGGCCGCGCACCAACTGCCCGCCGCCGACCCGAACCGCGAGGCGCAACAGATCAACCGGCTGCGCGGACTCGCCGAAAGTGCCAAGCTGGACCCGGCGTTCGCGGAGAAACTGCTCAACTTCATCATCGCCGAAGTCATCCGGCACCACGAGCGCATCGCGGACGACGCCCTGAACGGCACAACAGGCACGGCAGGCACAACAGGCACGGCATACACAGCACGCACCACCGGCACGGCAGGCACAGCGGCAGACGCAGGGGAGTGA
- a CDS encoding response regulator — MPSEAKILIVDDHEDTLYALESALASLGHRLTRATSGDAALKEVLRGQVGLLLLDVRMPGVSGLDVVRYMRGVEQTQHIPVILLTGFGPDAELTSAAFHLGVADLVMKPVDPWALRTKVRYLYDAHARSHALEREVRDLRARLKDHKEREDHKEHEADKAHDRAEHPRTRRVPAQADGAKDRT, encoded by the coding sequence ATGCCGTCGGAAGCCAAGATCCTCATCGTCGACGACCATGAGGACACGCTGTACGCCCTGGAGAGCGCCCTCGCCTCCCTGGGCCACCGGCTGACCCGCGCCACCAGCGGCGACGCGGCCCTCAAGGAAGTCCTCCGCGGCCAGGTCGGCCTGCTCCTCCTCGACGTCCGCATGCCCGGCGTCAGCGGCCTCGACGTCGTCCGCTACATGCGCGGTGTCGAACAGACCCAGCACATCCCCGTCATCCTCCTCACCGGCTTCGGCCCCGACGCCGAACTCACCTCCGCCGCCTTCCACCTCGGCGTCGCCGACCTCGTCATGAAACCCGTCGACCCCTGGGCCCTGCGCACCAAGGTCCGCTACCTGTACGACGCCCACGCACGCTCCCACGCCCTGGAACGCGAGGTCCGCGACCTCCGCGCCCGCCTCAAGGACCACAAGGAGCGCGAGGACCACAAGGAGCACGAGGCCGACAAGGCCCACGACCGAGCGGAACACCCGCGCACCCGGCGCGTACCCGCGCAGGCCGACGGCGCGAAGGACCGGACATAG
- the pepN gene encoding aminopeptidase N, whose translation MSLMSVLTRDEAQARARLLDVHRYEIALDLTRGDETFDSRTVIHFTVRGKKKAADTFVELKPAELRSVTLDGEPLDPGTLDGNRLTLKGLTAGEHELRVDAAMRYSRTGEGMHRFTDPTDGETYVYTQLFMEDVQRVFAAFDQPDLKAVFDLTVTAPEAWTVLANGTTEQQDDGTWRAAATPLISTYLVAVAAGPWHSVRTEHRGLPFGLHCRRSLAPYLDTDADEILDVTRACFDRYHEKFEEPYPFDSYDQAFVPEFNAGAMENPGLVTFRDEFVYRSAVTDTERQTRAMVIAHEMAHMWFGDLVTLRWWDDIWLNESFAEYMGYQTLTEATRFTDTWVDFGIARKAWGYDADQRPSTHPVAPEAVDDTAAALLNFDGISYAKGASALRQLVAWLGEKDFLAGINAHFTRHRFGNATLADFIDNLAGATERDVHAWADAWLRTTGVDTLTPKVTRATDGTHTLTVDHTGSRPHHIAVGIYDQDLGDDQGHLTLRDRVELDIPQTADQPIGKRPALLLLNDGDLTYAKVRFDPDSFAAVTSHLSGLPDPLTRAVVWNALRDAVRDAELPPAAYLDAARAHLPRETDLAVVQGVLTFAATQVADRFLAPEQRPAGLSTLSSLCRDLIRRTEDGDNPGLRLTAVRHFIDVAAHPETIAAWLADGTVPGGPELDPELRWRVLSRLAVLGAVDADAIAEELERDPSAAGREGAARCRAALPDPDAKRAAWEAMFASDDLSNYLFTATAQGFWQPEQAEVLGEYVERYWADAVSLAARRGPAMAEAAGRWAFPVYAVDSETLALGERCLQDDEPIPALRRKLVDQLDDLGRALKVREV comes from the coding sequence ATGTCCCTCATGTCCGTACTGACGCGCGACGAAGCGCAAGCCCGTGCCCGGCTCCTCGACGTCCACCGCTACGAGATCGCACTCGACCTCACGCGCGGCGACGAGACCTTCGACTCCCGTACCGTCATCCACTTCACCGTACGGGGGAAGAAGAAGGCCGCGGACACCTTCGTCGAGCTCAAGCCCGCCGAACTGCGCTCCGTCACCCTCGACGGAGAGCCCCTCGACCCGGGAACCCTCGACGGGAACCGCCTCACCCTCAAGGGCCTCACCGCGGGCGAGCACGAACTGCGCGTCGACGCCGCCATGCGCTACTCCCGCACCGGCGAGGGCATGCACCGCTTCACCGACCCCACCGACGGCGAAACCTACGTCTACACCCAGCTCTTCATGGAGGACGTCCAGCGCGTCTTCGCCGCCTTCGACCAACCCGACCTCAAGGCCGTCTTCGACCTCACCGTCACCGCCCCCGAGGCCTGGACCGTCCTCGCCAACGGCACCACCGAACAGCAGGACGACGGCACTTGGCGCGCCGCCGCCACCCCCCTGATCTCCACCTACCTCGTCGCCGTCGCCGCCGGCCCCTGGCACTCGGTCCGCACCGAACACCGCGGCCTGCCCTTCGGCCTCCACTGCCGCCGCTCCCTCGCCCCCTACCTGGACACCGACGCCGACGAGATCCTCGACGTCACCCGCGCCTGCTTCGACCGCTACCACGAGAAGTTCGAGGAGCCCTACCCCTTCGACTCCTACGACCAGGCCTTCGTCCCCGAGTTCAACGCCGGCGCCATGGAGAACCCCGGACTCGTCACCTTCCGCGACGAATTCGTCTACCGCTCCGCCGTCACCGACACCGAACGCCAGACCCGCGCCATGGTCATCGCCCACGAGATGGCCCACATGTGGTTCGGCGACCTCGTCACCCTCAGGTGGTGGGACGACATCTGGCTGAACGAGTCCTTCGCCGAGTACATGGGCTACCAGACCCTCACCGAAGCCACCCGCTTCACCGACACCTGGGTCGACTTCGGCATCGCCCGCAAGGCCTGGGGCTACGACGCCGACCAGCGCCCCTCCACCCACCCCGTCGCCCCCGAAGCCGTCGACGACACCGCCGCCGCCCTCCTCAACTTCGACGGCATCTCCTACGCCAAGGGCGCCTCCGCCCTACGCCAACTCGTCGCCTGGCTCGGCGAGAAGGACTTCCTCGCCGGCATCAACGCCCACTTCACCCGCCACCGCTTCGGCAACGCCACCCTCGCCGACTTCATCGACAACCTCGCCGGCGCCACCGAACGCGACGTCCACGCCTGGGCCGACGCCTGGCTGCGCACCACCGGCGTCGACACCCTCACCCCCAAGGTCACCCGCGCCACCGACGGCACCCACACCCTCACCGTCGACCACACCGGCAGCCGCCCCCACCACATCGCCGTCGGCATCTACGACCAGGACCTCGGCGACGACCAGGGCCACCTCACCCTCCGCGACCGCGTCGAACTCGACATCCCCCAGACCGCCGACCAGCCCATCGGCAAGCGGCCCGCACTGCTCCTCCTCAACGACGGCGACCTCACCTACGCCAAGGTCCGCTTCGACCCCGACTCCTTCGCCGCCGTCACCAGCCACCTCTCCGGCCTCCCCGACCCGCTCACCCGCGCCGTCGTCTGGAACGCCCTGCGCGACGCCGTACGCGACGCCGAACTCCCGCCCGCCGCCTACCTCGACGCCGCCCGCGCCCACCTCCCCCGCGAGACCGACCTCGCCGTCGTCCAGGGCGTCCTCACCTTCGCCGCCACCCAGGTCGCCGACCGCTTCCTCGCCCCCGAGCAGCGCCCCGCCGGCCTGTCCACCCTCAGCTCCCTGTGCCGCGACCTCATCCGCCGCACCGAGGACGGCGACAACCCCGGCCTGCGCCTCACCGCCGTACGCCACTTCATCGACGTCGCCGCCCACCCCGAGACCATCGCCGCGTGGCTCGCCGACGGCACGGTTCCGGGCGGGCCCGAACTCGACCCCGAACTGCGCTGGCGCGTCCTCAGCCGCCTCGCCGTCCTCGGCGCGGTCGACGCCGACGCGATCGCCGAAGAGCTGGAGCGGGACCCGAGCGCCGCCGGGCGGGAAGGCGCCGCCCGCTGCCGCGCCGCGCTGCCCGACCCCGACGCCAAGCGGGCCGCCTGGGAGGCGATGTTCGCCTCCGACGACCTCTCCAACTACCTCTTCACCGCCACGGCCCAGGGGTTCTGGCAGCCGGAACAGGCAGAGGTCCTCGGGGAGTACGTCGAGCGGTACTGGGCCGACGCGGTGTCGCTGGCCGCTCGGCGAGGACCGGCCATGGCGGAGGCCGCCGGGCGGTGGGCGTTCCCCGTGTACGCCGTGGACTCGGAGACGCTCGCGCTGGGGGAGCGGTGCCTTCAGGACGACGAGCCGATTCCGGCGCTTCGGCGGAAGCTGGTGGATCAACTGGACGACTTGGGCCGGGCTTTGAAGGTAAGGGAGGTGTAG
- a CDS encoding pyridoxal phosphate-dependent decarboxylase family protein, which translates to MPTPPLASGPQGPGALRPLLDTVLVALREGADARGGPLPAGGPEAVAAHVRDALGEPLPAAGDPQALRRLVRALAAGTADPADPLCAAHLHTPPLAVAAAADLAASVLNPSLDSWDQAPAASALEALVTRALAEEVGAADALVTTGGTESNQLAVLLAREAHAGVRLVHGANAHHSLLRATWLLGLPEPVTIPTPAGTLDPAALDDALTHLQGPLLVAATAGTTDAGLIDPLPQIADLCEAHGARLHIDAAYGGGLLFSDRHRPLLDGLARAHTVTLDLHKLGWQPVAAGLLAVRDTPDLAVLALPHSRLRSSGGTPMADYLNADDDTEAGLPDLLGRSLRTTRRPDILKIAVTLKTLGRSGLGALVDQVCDLAQQFAATIEAHPGFELHDRPTISTVLFRPAGAPDDTVAAVRRHLLHHGRAVIGRAVLDGRLWLKATLLNPHARPGDLAALLKLVELAEGNTPT; encoded by the coding sequence ATGCCCACCCCGCCCCTCGCCTCAGGACCCCAAGGCCCAGGCGCGCTCCGGCCGTTGCTCGACACGGTGCTCGTCGCGCTGCGGGAGGGGGCCGATGCTCGGGGCGGGCCCCTCCCCGCCGGTGGCCCGGAAGCGGTCGCGGCGCACGTGCGGGACGCGCTCGGTGAGCCGCTGCCCGCCGCAGGCGACCCGCAGGCCCTACGGCGGCTGGTCCGCGCCCTCGCGGCAGGCACCGCCGACCCCGCCGACCCCCTGTGCGCGGCCCACCTCCACACCCCACCCCTGGCCGTGGCCGCCGCCGCCGACCTCGCCGCCTCCGTGCTGAACCCGTCCCTCGACTCCTGGGACCAGGCCCCGGCGGCCTCCGCACTCGAAGCGCTGGTCACCCGGGCGTTGGCCGAGGAGGTCGGCGCCGCCGACGCGCTGGTCACCACCGGCGGCACGGAGTCCAACCAACTCGCCGTCCTGCTCGCCCGGGAGGCGCACGCCGGAGTACGACTGGTCCACGGGGCCAACGCCCACCACTCCCTCCTCCGCGCCACCTGGCTCCTCGGCCTCCCCGAGCCCGTCACGATCCCCACCCCGGCCGGCACCCTGGACCCCGCCGCCCTGGACGACGCCCTCACCCACCTCCAAGGGCCCCTCCTCGTCGCCGCCACCGCCGGCACCACCGACGCCGGCCTCATCGACCCGCTGCCCCAGATCGCCGACCTCTGCGAGGCCCACGGCGCCCGGCTGCACATCGACGCGGCCTACGGCGGCGGCCTCCTCTTCAGCGACCGGCACCGGCCCCTGCTCGACGGCCTCGCCCGCGCCCACACCGTCACCCTGGACCTGCACAAACTCGGCTGGCAGCCGGTCGCCGCCGGACTCCTCGCCGTACGCGACACGCCGGACCTCGCCGTACTGGCCCTCCCCCACTCTCGGCTTCGCTCGAGCGGGGGGACCCCCATGGCCGACTACCTCAACGCGGACGACGACACCGAGGCCGGCCTGCCCGACCTGCTCGGCCGGTCACTGCGCACGACCCGACGGCCCGACATCCTCAAGATCGCCGTCACCCTCAAGACCCTCGGCCGCAGCGGACTCGGCGCACTCGTCGACCAGGTCTGCGACCTCGCCCAGCAATTCGCCGCGACCATCGAGGCACACCCCGGCTTCGAACTCCACGACCGGCCCACCATCAGCACGGTCCTGTTCCGGCCCGCCGGAGCGCCCGACGACACCGTGGCCGCCGTACGCCGCCACCTGCTGCACCACGGCCGGGCCGTCATAGGCCGCGCCGTACTCGACGGCCGCCTGTGGCTCAAGGCCACCCTGCTCAACCCCCACGCCCGGCCGGGCGACCTCGCCGCCCTGCTGAAACTCGTAGAACTCGCAGAAGGAAACACCCCCACATGA
- a CDS encoding lysine N(6)-hydroxylase/L-ornithine N(5)-oxygenase family protein, which translates to MSTPPQHEEHEGDAPRDLVGVGIGPANLSLAALAHPLAELDAVFYEQRPGFDWHPGLLIDGATVQVPFLADLVSLADPVSPWSFLNYLRTRDRLFPFYFAERFHIQRAEYDAYCRWVAENLPGLRFGHQVDSVRWNPERDLFEVDVSELDGDGEVAALGRTYARNIVLGVGTEPYVPEPLKPLVEAAGVPVIHATDYLGERDRLLAAGHVTVIGAGQSGAEVFLDLLRHRPTGQERLHWLGRTEAFAPMEYSKLGLEHFTPDYTRYFHALAEPTRDRLVAAQWQLHKGIGADTIAAIHDELYRRTLDGGWPDATLTPGVHVRTAGRLATTKVELHLEHIEQGTRSRLTTDAVVLATGYRERPLDRVLAGLDPYMRRDSRERPRVDERFRMILDPSITASGCHVYVQNAELHTHGVGAPDLGLAAWRSATILNTLTDKEPYPLPGRTAFTTFGLEPRPRIPSARQEKTLTPLTPLADAR; encoded by the coding sequence ATGAGCACGCCCCCACAGCACGAAGAGCACGAAGGCGACGCCCCCCGCGACCTCGTCGGCGTCGGCATCGGACCCGCCAACCTCTCCCTCGCCGCCCTCGCCCACCCCCTCGCCGAACTCGACGCCGTGTTCTACGAGCAGCGCCCCGGATTCGACTGGCACCCGGGGCTGCTCATCGACGGCGCCACGGTCCAAGTACCGTTCCTGGCGGACCTGGTGTCACTCGCCGACCCGGTCAGCCCCTGGTCGTTCCTGAACTACCTCAGGACCCGCGACCGGCTCTTCCCGTTCTACTTCGCCGAGCGGTTCCACATCCAGCGCGCCGAGTACGACGCCTACTGCCGCTGGGTCGCCGAGAACCTGCCCGGGCTGCGCTTCGGACACCAGGTCGACTCGGTGCGCTGGAACCCCGAACGGGACCTGTTCGAGGTCGACGTCAGCGAACTCGACGGCGACGGGGAGGTCGCGGCACTCGGACGTACCTACGCACGGAACATCGTTCTCGGGGTCGGCACCGAACCCTATGTGCCCGAGCCCCTCAAGCCGCTCGTCGAAGCGGCCGGCGTGCCCGTCATCCACGCCACGGACTACCTCGGCGAGCGCGACCGGCTCCTGGCGGCCGGGCACGTCACCGTCATCGGCGCCGGACAGTCCGGCGCCGAGGTCTTCCTCGACCTGCTGCGGCACCGGCCCACCGGGCAGGAGCGGCTGCACTGGCTGGGGCGGACGGAGGCGTTCGCGCCCATGGAGTACTCCAAGCTCGGCCTTGAACACTTCACACCGGACTACACCCGCTACTTCCACGCCCTCGCCGAACCGACCCGGGACCGGCTGGTCGCCGCCCAGTGGCAGCTCCACAAGGGCATCGGCGCCGACACGATCGCCGCGATCCACGACGAGCTGTACCGCCGCACCCTCGACGGCGGCTGGCCCGACGCGACCCTCACCCCCGGCGTCCACGTCCGCACCGCAGGCCGGCTCGCCACCACCAAGGTCGAACTCCACCTCGAACACATCGAGCAGGGCACCCGCTCCCGCCTCACCACCGACGCCGTCGTCCTCGCCACCGGCTACCGCGAGCGCCCCCTGGACCGCGTCCTCGCCGGCCTCGACCCGTACATGCGGCGCGACAGCCGCGAGCGGCCCCGCGTCGACGAGAGGTTCCGCATGATCCTCGACCCGTCGATCACCGCCTCCGGCTGCCACGTCTACGTCCAGAACGCCGAACTGCACACCCACGGCGTCGGCGCCCCCGACCTCGGCCTCGCCGCCTGGCGCAGCGCCACCATCCTCAACACCCTCACCGACAAGGAGCCCTACCCCCTCCCGGGACGCACGGCCTTCACCACCTTCGGCCTCGAACCCCGGCCACGGATCCCGTCCGCCCGGCAGGAGAAGACCCTCACCCCGCTCACGCCCCTCGCCGACGCAAGGTAA